The Deltaproteobacteria bacterium DNA segment CCGACGGTCCCGACGACGCCGCTGCGGCCCGCGCGATCCTCCGGGTCTTCGAGCGCTACATAAGAAGATACCCGGACCAGTGGTACAACTTCGTCCCCTTCGACGCCCCCTGAGCCGTCGCGGAGCGGAAAGTTTGTCGTACATCGGCGGCGGCTGTTGTGTTACAATACCGGTTGCGGTGACGGAGCGGCGCTCCCGCCGCGCTCTATAATTGGAACAGGACGGAGCTTCCCGAAAAACCCGGCGCCGCTGCGGCGCCCTGACCGGAGAGAACATGTTCACTTCCCTTCTCGGTTTCTTTTCCAATGACCTCGCCATCGACCTCGGCACGGCGAGCACCCTCATATACGTAAAGGGCAAGGGCATCGTCACCAACGAGCCCTCGGTGGTGGCCGTGAAAAAGGACGCCCGCGGCAAGAAGGTCCTGGCCGTCGGCAAGGAGGCCAAGGCCATGCTCGGCAAGACGCCGGGCTCGATCACGGCCATAAGGCCGCTCAAGGACGGCGTCATCGCCGACTTCGAGGTCACCGAGGAGATGCTCAAGTACTTCATCACCAAGGTCCACAACCGGCGGCTGCTCGTGCGGCCCCGCATCATCGTCGGCGTGCCCTCCGGCATAACACAGGTCGAGAAGCGGGCCGTGCGCGAGTCGGCCTACTCGGCCGGCGCCGCCGAGGTCTACCTCATCGAGGAGCCCATGGCGGCGGCCATAGGATCGGGACTGCCCATAACCGAGCCCTCGGGCAACATGATCGTCGACATCGGCGGCGGCACCTCGGAGATCGCCGTCATCTCGCTCGCCGGCATAGTGCACGCCAAGTCCATACGCATCGGCGGAGACAAGCTCGACGAGGTCATAATCCAGTACATAAAGCGCAAGTACAACCTCTCCATAGGCACGGGCGTGGCCGAGAAGATAAAGATGACCCTCGGTCTCGCCATGCCCGACGAGGAAGAGCAGATTATGGAGATAAAGGGCTCCAATCTCGTGACCGGCATACCGGCGACCATGGAGATAAATTCGCGGGAGATACGCGAGGCCCTCAACGAACCGATCAACACCCTCATAGAGGCGGTCAAGCAGGTGCTCGAGACGACACCGCCCGAGCTCGCGGCCGACCTCGTCGACAAGGGCATAGTGCTTGCCGGAGGAGGGGCTCTGCTGCGCAACCTCGACGTCATACTGCGCGAGGAGACGAGCCTGCCCGTCACCATAGCCGACGACCCCCTCACCTGCGTGGTCAAGGGCGCCGGCAAGGTCCTCGACGAGATAAGACTGCTGCGGGACGTGACGATACCTACCTGAAGGGGCGGTGAAAGGGGCTGGGTCCCGACAGGGCCCCGCTGGAGAAGAGGCGCACCGTCGTGCAGTACTTTCTCAGGCGTAACAGGATACTCATAGCGGCCATGGCCCTCGGCCTGCTCTCGCTCCACCTCTCTTTCACGAGCAGGCGGGGCGTGGGCGGATCGGTCATCGTCGACGAGGTGCTCGCCGCGGGCGCGGCGCCGGTGCAGAAGGCGCTGCTTCGGATAAGCGGGGCCGCGGCGTCGGTGTGGGACGACTACATATACCTCGTGGGCCTCAAGCGCGACAACGACGCCCTGCGCCGGAGGGTGGCGAGACTCATGGAGGAGAACAACCGGCTCAAGGAGGAGCTGCGCCTCAACGCCAGGCTCCGCCGGATCCTCTCCTTCAGGAAGCGCACCTCGCCCCGTACCGTCGCTTCCGAGATACTGGGCTTCAGCGGTCTCGCCGGCGGCGGCTGGACCAGGACGATCACGCTCGACAAGGGCAGCGCCGACGGAATAGGCATAGACATGCCCGTGCTCAGCCCCGACGGCGTCGTGGGGAGGATCATAGATACGACGCGCCATACGGCGGTGGCGCTCCTTCTCACCGACCCGCGCTCCAACATCGACGTGCTCGTGCAGCGCACGAGGGTGAAGGGGGTGGTGGAGGGCAACGGCTCTGGCGGACTCACCCTCAAGTACGTGACCGAGATAGACGACGTGCGTCCCGGCGACAAGGTGATAACGGCCGGGCTCTCCGGCATCTTTCCCAAGGGGCTGGTCATAGGGGAGGTCACGACAGTGGAGAAGGGCGGCGACAACTTCTTCAAGTACATAGAGGTCGAGCCCGGCGTTGACATCATGAGGCTCGAGGAGGTGCTCATAGACACCGGCAGGCGCAGTCCCTTGCGCGGCTCTCCGGCCCGCGGCCCCGCCTCCGGGTAGGGCGCGGCCGGGCCCTGTTTGTTTACGGTCACAAGCCGCCGTGATGGACTTTCTCGTATACCTCCCCCTTACGCTCCTGTATCTCGCCGCGAGGAGCACGCTCGCCCCCGGCCTGCCGCTGCCCGACCTCGCGCTCGCCGCGGTCTTCTACCTGGCTTACGACAGGCCGTCGCTGTCCGGCGTCTTCCTCGCCTTCCTGCTGGGTTACATGGACGACGTCTTCTCCGGCGGCGTCATAGGGGCGACGAGCTTTTCGCTCGTGCTCGCCTACGCGGCGGCGCACCTCGCGGCACGGAAGGTCCACTTCTCGACGGCGGCCATGCAGGTGCTCGGCGTGTCGGTGCTGGCGGCGGTCAAGGGGCTTGCGACCTATCTGCTGCTCGGCCCTTCGGGCCCTGACGCCGTCTCCCTCGTCTACGTCGTCCCCGGCGCCGTTGTCACGGCACTGAGCGCGCCCTTTCTCATAGCGCTCTTTGTGCGCATCGACGGTCTCGTCAAGTCCCGCTCCGGCGGTGACGCCCTGAAGTGATGGACTACTTCGACTCCAAGGAACCGGCCGAGCTCAGGCAAAGGCTCGTCGCGGCGGCCGCCTTCGTCGTCGCCGCCTTCCTCCTGCTGGGCCTGCGCTTCTGGTATCTCCAGGTCGTGGAGGCGTCCCTCTTCCAGGAGCTCTCGCACAACAACCGCATCCGCCTGCGCCACATCGATCCCCCCCGCGGCATCATCTACGACCGCGACCGCATCCTGCTCGCCGAGAACAGGCCGGGCTTCGACCTCGCCATCGTCCCCGAGGACGTCGTCGACCGGGAGGGGACGCTGCGCACCCTCTCCGTGCTCGTGGACATGGACGTCGCCGAGATGGAGGCGAGGCTCAAACGGGCGAGACGCCGCTCGCCCTTCCAGGCCGTTACCGTAAAGGAGGACCTCGACTGGGAGGAGATGGTCCGGGTGGAGGGATTCAAGTTCGAGCTGCCCGGCGTGGTGCTCGACGTGGGGCCCAAGAGGATATACCCCTTCGGCGAGATAACGGCCCACCTCATAGGCTACCTCGGCGAGGTGAGCGAGCGGGAGCTTGCCGCCGGCGTGGACGACAGGGGGCGCGTCTATCGCCGCGGCGACGTGTCGGGCAAGTACGGCATCGAGAGGGCCATGGAAGGGGTGCTGCGCGGCAGGCACGGCGGCAAGCAGATAGAGGTGGACGCCCTTGGGCGCGAGGTGAAGGTCCTTGAGATGATCCCGCCCGAGCCGGGCGACAACATACGGCTCACCATAGACCTCAAGACCCAGATAGCCGCATGGGCGGCCATGCGGGACCAGGCCGGAGCGGTGGCGGCCATCGAGCCCGCGACGGGCAGGGTCATAGCCCTGGTCAGTACGCCGTCCTTCGACCCCAACGTCCTCACTTCCGGCATGTCGCGCAAGGAGTGGGAGCGGCTCGTGCGCCACCCCAGGAAGGTCCTCACCAACCGGGCCATACAGGGCCAGTACCCCCCGGCCTCGACCTTCAAGCCCATAACGGCGGCCGCGGCCCTGGAGGAGAACGTCCTCACCCTGGACACCGAGATATTCTCCGGGCCGGT contains these protein-coding regions:
- a CDS encoding rod shape-determining protein — protein: MFTSLLGFFSNDLAIDLGTASTLIYVKGKGIVTNEPSVVAVKKDARGKKVLAVGKEAKAMLGKTPGSITAIRPLKDGVIADFEVTEEMLKYFITKVHNRRLLVRPRIIVGVPSGITQVEKRAVRESAYSAGAAEVYLIEEPMAAAIGSGLPITEPSGNMIVDIGGGTSEIAVISLAGIVHAKSIRIGGDKLDEVIIQYIKRKYNLSIGTGVAEKIKMTLGLAMPDEEEQIMEIKGSNLVTGIPATMEINSREIREALNEPINTLIEAVKQVLETTPPELAADLVDKGIVLAGGGALLRNLDVILREETSLPVTIADDPLTCVVKGAGKVLDEIRLLRDVTIPT
- the mrdA gene encoding penicillin-binding protein 2, with translation MDYFDSKEPAELRQRLVAAAAFVVAAFLLLGLRFWYLQVVEASLFQELSHNNRIRLRHIDPPRGIIYDRDRILLAENRPGFDLAIVPEDVVDREGTLRTLSVLVDMDVAEMEARLKRARRRSPFQAVTVKEDLDWEEMVRVEGFKFELPGVVLDVGPKRIYPFGEITAHLIGYLGEVSERELAAGVDDRGRVYRRGDVSGKYGIERAMEGVLRGRHGGKQIEVDALGREVKVLEMIPPEPGDNIRLTIDLKTQIAAWAAMRDQAGAVAAIEPATGRVIALVSTPSFDPNVLTSGMSRKEWERLVRHPRKVLTNRAIQGQYPPASTFKPITAAAALEENVLTLDTEIFSGPVFRFMNRDYRDWKESGHGRINVHRAIVESSDTFFYQVGVKLGVDRIAEYARRFGLGRPTGLGLPDEKSGLVPSTRWKRRVYGTVWYPGETLSVAVGQGYMLATPLQLLAAYSAIAAGGRFMKPQLIEEITAPDGTVIKSFEPVETGRLDLSPRTLEVIRNALRGVVHEEGGTARRLAANPFRIAGKTGTAQVATLRERVDDIEEVPYRLRDHAWFAGFAPYDDPRIAVVVIVEHGGFGARAAAPVAYEVIKAYLEERYRGSDEEEERPAPYPAKAAAGTAGTGGRR
- the mreD gene encoding rod shape-determining protein MreD produces the protein MMDFLVYLPLTLLYLAARSTLAPGLPLPDLALAAVFYLAYDRPSLSGVFLAFLLGYMDDVFSGGVIGATSFSLVLAYAAAHLAARKVHFSTAAMQVLGVSVLAAVKGLATYLLLGPSGPDAVSLVYVVPGAVVTALSAPFLIALFVRIDGLVKSRSGGDALK
- the mreC gene encoding rod shape-determining protein MreC; protein product: MQYFLRRNRILIAAMALGLLSLHLSFTSRRGVGGSVIVDEVLAAGAAPVQKALLRISGAAASVWDDYIYLVGLKRDNDALRRRVARLMEENNRLKEELRLNARLRRILSFRKRTSPRTVASEILGFSGLAGGGWTRTITLDKGSADGIGIDMPVLSPDGVVGRIIDTTRHTAVALLLTDPRSNIDVLVQRTRVKGVVEGNGSGGLTLKYVTEIDDVRPGDKVITAGLSGIFPKGLVIGEVTTVEKGGDNFFKYIEVEPGVDIMRLEEVLIDTGRRSPLRGSPARGPASG